The window atcttTACAGTACTTTATGAGCAATTTTGTAACACTTTACTGGATCACCAAAAATCAGGCTTTGAGGAGGCTACTGCGTTACCTTGCTTTTTTTACAATTTATGTACACTTTCTTTGTGTTACATCCTCTTGTACAATAGTCATGCATTGCACATAATTAAAGtgcaaaaaaattattaaaattctctatatcttACTGTAAAAATGCAAATCAGTGAAATTCTTTTTCAAAATAACCAACGTTATCCTATACCTGCTTAAATGCATTCATCAGCCAAAGATTAAGCTCATATTTGCTCTGTAATAGCTGTTGTAATTTATGAATAGTGTTATAGGTGGTATAGCAGCTGTCATCGCAGATACAATGCAGCAAAAAATTCAGCTGGCTTATGGCTTTCTGCAAAGAAACCAGGTTTCTGGTATTTTGTCAAAGAGTTTTTCCTTTAAGCCACTGTTAATAGGTAAGACAGGTTAGACAATTTGGTAAAAAATTCTGGCTTCACACATTTTGCATTTGGATGGATGACACAGAACTAGAAAAGCAAGCCTGAGGAAAAAATAAGCAATCAATCAAGTGATTTACTTTAATAGATGATTAGCTTGGTCTGTGAAGGCCAGATCAGAATGTTTCATATTAATTTTTAATGCCATTTGCAGTGGCATAAAATAAGTTATAATATTAAAATGAAGAGGAACTGAGAACCATTATGTTAAACTACTCTTGATTGGAAACATGTTGAAATTTGAAGACATTTCTTTGAAAGATACCCATCTCGAAGGAAATCGACAGGGAATAAACTGTGAAAAAACTTTTAAAGCCTTTTGCCTGAAGTATTTCCCAACAAAGACATAAATCACAGGGTTAATGCAGCTGTTGGTGATAGCCAGCATATAAGAAAACTGCTCCCCAAAGTTGATCAGTTCCTCCCAGAAGCAGCCTTTGATCACTTCTGTACGGTATAATATATTAAGGAATACAAAAAAACGGCGAGGAGTCCAGCAGAAAAGAAACATCAGTACCACAGTGAGGATCAGCCTGGTTGCCTTCGTGCCTCTGTGCCTCTTGCAACCCTTTGCTCTGATTGCTTTTCGCTCTTTTGCTGTTTTTTGTAGGGACCTAATGGTGGAGAAATTGAGGAAGATGATTGCTGTGGATGGCAGCAGAAACCCCACCACATTGCCCACCAGGTTTTCAGCCAATTCCCACGACGGGCTGGGGAAGTCCAAGGTGCAGGCTGAAATATTCCACTGGGGATAGTCTTTCACCGTCCGGAACATGAAAGCTGGGATGCTGAGAAGGATGCAAAAGAACCAGATGAGCAAGCAGATCCCTTTGGTCATGGATTTGCTCCATATCTCCCTGTGGTTCAAGGTGTGGACGAAGGTCAGGTAGCGATCCACGCTGACGGCCACGAGCAGGTAGATGCTGGTGTACATGTTCAGGGTGATGGAGGCGCTGATGCTGCGGCACAGGAAGCTGCCAAAGGGCCAGTTGAACTCATTGCTCATGCTCTCTGCCCAGAAAGGGAGGCACATGAGGAAGATAAGGTCAGCAACAGCAAGGTTCATCAGGTAGATTTCAGCTATCTTCAGGGGGCCCTTGTGCAGTGAATAGGTGAAGAGAACAAACATATTTCCAAGCATCCCAATGACGCAGACGGTGTTGATGTACTTGGGCCCTACACAGTACACGATGTCCCACCACTCATGCAAGTCTGGGCAAACAGTTGAGTTGCTCTGATGTTCACTCTGGTTTGAGGAGGTAATATTCACTAGAGGAGTTTcagtcattttttaaaaaattccaaagTGAACAGGAGACGTCTTCGAAATGAGAGAAAATAACTgcaaaaaagaagaataaaagagCAAAAGTTGCCTCTCATGAGTGATGTAACAAACATTCAACTGCTGCAAATTCTTTGTTAGTCCTTACTGATTGTTACAGGCTAGATCAATCCATATTTGATAAGTGCAGCTGTGGGAATGTTCCCAGTGTTAGCAAGGATAGAACTTCCTCTACATCCCATGAAGTTTCCTCTCCTTGCTCCCATTGTTTGAAGTGGCACAGAGGAAGGAAAGTGACAAATTAGTGTAAATATTTCTGTACATCTCCTCCAGACTGATGACAGACACAGATATGGGAGAATTCCATCTCCCTGAGAGTAGTGGAGACATGCTGGCGACACAAAGCCAGATTTCCATCCTTCCCCACCCTTTCTCTTACTCTTATTTACCATGTTACTGTTATTGTTACTgtattatatactatattatagacatatgaatatattattatattctgCTATCCTGCTGAAGCAGGATCATGCCTGTTTCCCTGAATTGGGAAAGTTGCTCACTCTCTGTATGTGCCACTTGCTGCCTGAACTTTGCATTCTTTTGTTCCTTCTCAGTTCCTCCCACCCTGAAGTTTGGGTTCAAAACTGCTGTTAGATTAGGCAGCTTATTGCCTTCAAATGTCAGTGGCTGGAATAATAAAACAGAGACTTCTCCAAAACATTACACTGAAAATTATGCCTGGAGGAAAGACTTCTGCAACTCTGAATTTACAGCCCCCTTCTCCAGGCAAAAATTTagtttggctgtgccaggctccaaaGTGTTTAGCTCATCATAGCATTggcaacaccttttttttttttttttttttctggtagctGCATGTGAGATTGTGCAGGAGTAAGAACACAGGTAAAACCTTATCCTCCCATGAAAATCCACTGGACTTTCTGTCAGAGATCCActgtcagagctgctccctgctccattCTTCTGGTGCTGCCATGCTTGATGCCTGGATCCTGGTTTTTACAGGCATTTGGTCTCAGAACATTACGGTAGGCAAGTTATTGTTGAGCCTTTTCTGCCGTCTGACATTTCAGTATTTCATACGCAAGTGGAGCATATCAATCACAGAAAAGAATGTATttgaaaaaattaatattttgcaaTCAGTCATTCTAAATGTTGACTTTCTGCTGTAGCTGTTTAACTCTGCCCTTTCAGCTTCTGTATTTTACACCTAGTAAACACCTAATGATGGCATTCCTGAAGACAGAATTTAGGACCATCTTTCATCTCTTTCACATACATGTACAGCCTCAGTGATTTCTGAATACGAGCACCTTGCCGTGCTTATTTTGGGATGCCTCTAGGAATAAGTATTAATATTCCACATCAGGTTACCTGGTAGTAATGCACAGAACATTTTTCTTTGCTGCAGAATTCAGTGAGCAGCAAACTTGTGACTGAGTTCATAAACTCACTCAAGCTGGCAGCCTTGATGGGGAACTGAGGTACAACTCAAGTGAGCACAGCTCCCTGGATTTCCCTCACAACAGTCTGAATGTTACCTAGTTCACAGACCTCTCACACAAACACAGATAACTTGAGAGGATCTAAAACTACAGGTAAAACACATATAGCAAATAAAAGGCTGATTAGCATCAGAGAGGCTCTTTGTGAGACAGCAGAAATTGAATGTTGTTATAGCAGGAGGCTGGCTAAGGCATGAGAGAGCAATGGCAGAAAGTCTGCAAACTTTATCTTTCAAAAATAATGTAGATGAAAGATAACAGTCAAATCTAAACAGAATTATTTCTTATACTAAATATAGAATAAAAAGAAATGCTTCTTGTCCTTGTTTGCCCTTTTTCTGAGGACTTCTTTCCATCAGCTTATGCCAGCTACTCTGCACGCTTCAGACACGATCTCTCGGCTGGAGCCACAAATTCGTTCATGATGGGCTCAGCTAAAAACACCTGGAAGTTTTATCTTTCATTGCATCTCAGATTTTATTCACAGCTAAATCCAAATTCTTGTTCAGCTAGCAATAATACCTGAGAATTCTGTTGAGATTTTCATTGCAAAAATTTCTTCAGAGTCTACTAATCAGTGTCTGAGCACTACCACAAGCCACAAGCCTTTTATAAATTTAGAGTTCCTAATGTTCTCTTGACAGAAAATGTGCTTAATTTTCCATAATTTCTGTAAGTATTTAGAAGTAGTTAGCACTAATGGAAAATTAACCACATGAATGGTTTTCAGTTTCTGTCCTTAACCTATTCCAGTCATCTTTTATACAAATAATGACATATTTTTCTTACTTTGAACTGATTTCTGATGAATTTCCATGCACAGCTCATCTATCACCCTTTTTACAATTAGTACTCATTAGCCAGTTAGAGCAATAAGGTAAAGTGGATCATGGCTTTACACATAAACTAATACTGACCTTCAGAATTACTTTTGTGGTGAAAAAGAAAGGGAGAGCCTTACTAGACTGCACAGACCAGAAGCGAGAGCACAAAAGatcattttttaatataaaatatagaaattatttaaataaagatAATACATTTAAAAAGATAGGCATACATACTCTTTGTCCTTCCTGGCAATCCAGGCAAAGTTTCAAATTCGGACACAGTTGATAAACAGCAGTACAGAGGTTACTAAGAGAATTCAAAGATGCATCCTGTAGCACAACTGAGTGACTGAGGGCTGTCCTGAGTGTTTTGCTGGCCATACACCATGTGTATGATGTTACATTTTGGAAGAAAgccccaggattttttttttatctttcccAAACGTCAGCTGAAGAAATTTTCAAGACATGTGTAATATTTCATTCTCATTGTGAAATAATACAAGCCCTGCATCGtggctcttgtcatcctttgacCGCTAATTAAAGCTCTCAAATTGTCCTTGGCAATTAAAAGTTCCATTGTGTGAATGTCTGTAAAAATAAGAACTTAATTAACAGCTCTGAATTACAGCCTTCTCTGTACCAATGCACACAGGGAGAAATCAGAATCAGGATTTTGTTGTGTTGGGAGCTCCTTTCCCTGCTAGACATGAGGGCAGCCATGCCAAGGAGCTGGGGGTGAAGCAGCACAGAGAGGTGGGAATGAAACATGAACCTTGCTAAACCCCACTTCCACTCTTTTTGAAAAGCACTGGTTTTTGCACCCCACTATAGGTGTCCAGGGCATGAATCTCTGTGAATGTCACTTCTCAGTAATATTCATGATGACTGCTGCATTTTCTCAGGCTTGTACCCAAATAAGCTTCTTATTTTCCTGATTACTTTCTGGGACCAAGTAGCCTGAGAGTGGTGGTTTATAAATTATTCTTATCTTTTTCATTCTGATTGTTCACTGATTAGagcaatattttaaaaagatAATATCTTGCATTTCAGATTTTACATGCAAATCAGTCTTAAGCATAGCCATGTAAACAATGTAGGTTTTCAattaaaaacaacccaaacaacaaaaaatgagAAATTATCAAGGGACTGGAATGCTATTTACTTATAGGAAAATATTCTTCTCATTGGCTACTTAACCAACACATGCACCATATATCTCAATTCTTATTCAATTGTGTCCATTTTTGTTTGATAAGTAAGTTAAAATGAAAAGGCAGGGGAGGCTGAATGGTGATACCTTATTATGAACTTCCCTataatgaaaaatgtttttattccaaatttttattCACTAAAGCATAGTAAGATAGTTATGCAAGCAGTGCTAAAATTGATAAACAAAACATGCTCCAGTTAACACCATCACAATGGAGAAAACTCTAAGTGGCTCCAGATTTAATGTTGGTCTGTTTTTTAACATCttgtaaaattttaattttggcAAAGACTTGAAAACAACATGTAATTTGTGAATTACACATTATGTAAGGAATCCTAACAAATAACAGGAGGAAAATCTTGAAACAGCCCATCTCACACTGACTCATAAAGGTAAGTGCAATATGACAGGAGATCTTCGTCACAGACTTTCCAAAGTCTCCACTTTGCTTACACTACTGCATTTCCGTATTTAAGTTATTTTTTCCATAATGAAGAACATTTGAGCAATAACAAGAAGTTTGTAATTTGTTGTTGCTTGGACATGAATCTCTAGGATCTGCCAAGTTCCACATTTACTCACAGACTGAATAAAAAACTGCATCTGCGTCTAAAATTTATATGAGAAATAACAAGTCTTACAAAACTTGTCACATCAAAATGAGATCAAAATACTGGTTTTGCAAATCCAACTCCTCTTTGCAAATCTAGTttcttgttttctgttgtttttcatTGCCATATTTGGAACATTTTTCAGTAATGGAGAGAGATTCAAAATTAGAAGTCTATGCATTTAGTAGAAAAAGTGAATAGGCAACGCAGTAGCTCCAGCATTTAAAGATCTTAGAACAAGTCTACAGAAGAAGCTGTAACTTCAACTAGAAAGGGGATTTAATTTATTATGTCTTTACAACTTCATTCCTCATTTCAAGCTATAGAAAGTATATAAAGATCTGGTAACATTTCACAGTTTGCACAGATGTAATGGACCATGAATTGAAGGAATTTGAAGGGTTAGTTTAAAAATATCTATAAGAGTCAGTAGTTAaggtttttttttactgtaaaaaGCATATCTGTTTATTGGCACCTTCAGCTCAGGATGCTCACAGCAGTTTGGTTTATGTTTTAAGTTAGAATGAGCTTCAGTCACACCATCTAGGCAGACTTTCCTGTAGAAAGTAAATATTTTTGGAGCTGTGTAAGAGTTTACAAATGCTAACTGAGGCTCTCTGACCAGAATGATTAAACAAACATGTTGAACTTAGAGGTAAGACTCTCTGCTCAATTATCGCACACATTACAAGGCAGACAAATGTCTAAAATCCCAAAGGCGTCCAGAGTTCTGGTTCTTGGTCCAACAGTTCAGCCATTAAAAATCTTCATTTTAAGATGATGGAGCCTTTAATGATTGGGACAAAATATATATTTGGATCAGTATGTTTTaatgatttcattttttttattgAAATGTTTGGCAAATCAGCCTAATTATCTGCTGTAACTGTTCATCTGTTCTGTAACAACAGAGAAAGTTTTTGACATGACCTTTTGAGGTAAAATTCTTTGTTCAGCTTTGTTGGATTTCTTCACATATACTATAAAGATGGCTAAGGAGAGCTTAAACTCTGGTGCAGCTATTTACAGAATATGCTATTTACAGAAAAGAATGATGCTGGACCACCACAGTGGGGTAATAACCAAGCCCTACTAACTGCAGTTCACAGAGCTTGAAACAGCCAAATATGAAGGAGCCAATATAGGTTGAATGGAATGGAAAGATGATTCAATGGCTAAAGACTGCTTAGGGATTTGGGAGATCTGAACCAGGATCCCAACTCCTCCAAAGAAACCCTGTCTAAAAAAGAGCAACTTCCTCCTGTCTGCAGCGAGCACCTGCGGCTTCTGTAACAACTCTTAAACACTTAATTTTTCAAGTGAAGACAATAATCCACGTGAAAAATGAGAGAGTGGAGAAATTAGAATAATTCCTGCCTGTAAATGCTGAAGGCCAGAAATATCATCTGGCTGTTGATATCCTTGCCATTCCTCTGGCCATGGTCCCCACCTCTGTCAGACTTCTGAAAGGGGAGTCAGCTCTCTGCATGCCAAAGTCTTGATAACAGCTGTGGCAGCCTCAGTAAAGAGAAGATAGGAGCAGAGGTAAGAGTGGGACAGGATAAAGAAGGATTAAAAGATATGACTACTGTTTGCCATCTTCAGCTCTGAAATTCTCTGGACAGAGTCTGACCTCATATTACAAAAATCCTTCTCATATTTTGTCATGTTTCTGTAAGAACAGAACCGGGCCAAGTGTGACTGGAAAATATCAGTAGGTCAGATGCAGCTTGGATGTTACACttatttcttggggttttttcttgcaTGTATAAATGTTGAATTCCACAAACGTGTCATCACACTGAAGAGTCAGGAAAATGGGAATGGAACAGTTGGTGAGCTGAcactgcctgtgctgtgctgtgcagaagCTGCTGCAGGGGCTTTCCATTGTTGCTCGTGGACCTTGAGCTATCAGCAGGCACAGAAAAGCTACCAGAAATATTTCAGGACCCTTAGATGCCTTAATTATGATTTAAACTTCCAAATGGACTGAGGGTGGTCAACAGCACTCAGAAATGGGCCCTGAAAAGAAAGATCTCCAAGCAGCTAAAATTCTGTTGTTTCAGCTCATTTTCCTTTGGTGTACTGGGAAGCCAAGTAAGCATCTGGAACATTTGAACTTCTGACAAATCTTTCCTTAGTTACAGGATACAGGCTATAGAAGAGAATGCCAGGAAATCTCATTTCTCAAAgtactttattttcttttgtacATGCTTACTgcatagaaaaaaaaatggtgtttatatatttacattatttAAATTAATGTGATATTAACATAataacatttttatatttttatgttaTTATTAACATAATagtattttatattttacttcTCAGTACCAAATACTCAAAAATAACTTCTGTTGCCTCAATAACCTCTGTGTAGAGTTCATTTTGTCTAAGGGTTGCATGAACAGCATGCTCATGGATGAGACAGTATGATAACACTGGATATAACAGAAAGCCTTGTAGTGTTTCATCATAGTTGTCCCCATTGCTTCAGACAAAGAAAGGATGAGCAATAGAAGTATTTATGACATAGGATTATACTGGTTTATCAAAGAAAAACCATGGAAATTGCCTATAAATCATATACAGTGATCTAAATCCCTTAGTCTTTAAATCACATTTGCACACACATTTTGTGGTTTAGTTATTTGAAGGTTTAATACAAATTTTCCATTTTAAATGAACTTTATTTCTCCATTCAAGCTCACACAGATAAAGACCATGTAGCTGCCATCTGAGTTTACTCATGTCACCAAACTCCATCTCCCTTGGTAGCTTTAGAAGCTGTAACCTTAAGTGCTTTGAAAAGAATGAAGACTGTTAGTTTCAGCATATCTTAGATCATCTTCCACTCAGTTTTGATCAAGGTTCCTAAAGGTTAAAGTGCATACAGACAATTCAGTACACTGTGAGTCCCTTTATATGTATAATCAACTTAGCTCAAAAATACAGTCCAACTGGGGAAAAGCCATCTTGTATTAAAATCTCACAGATTAACTCTACAAAAAAATGTAGGTATTAATAGAATCTGAATACTTGAATACTCTGAGCTTTCAAGACCACTGTTATCTTCAGTTAGATTTCTAATGTAGTTAGATGATGCTCTTCTTCATATTCTCAGTTTCTTCTGTTTGGGAGATTATACCAGTTGTGCTGAGATTTTATATATCCATTGAATTACATTAATTATGCTTTGTGAATACTAAAAACCTGAGTCTCTGAGCTGAAGTGTAAGCATGAATATAAATAGCATTCATTCACTCAAAATGAGTAGATGAATGCTTTCACTCCAAGGTAGAAAGGGTAAAGAATCTTCTTCTACGAAGAAAACTCAGCTAACTTCACGCAGCTGGATGCAGGTTCCCTTCCAATGCTGTTTTACCTTTTTTCAGCTACTTTTCATGCTTACTTGCTTGTGTAAATCTGTAACTAACTGAAGCAGCTGCAAAAAGGTACTTCTTGTCAATGAAAAAATCAGATTGTTTCAGATGACTGAAGAGAGAAGTTAAAAGCCCAAAAGATGGACACATCTAAAAATGCATCCTAAAGGATTCACTTAACAGAACTTACTCAAATGCAAGCCCCTCCCAGACCAAAACCCTTATTTAACACACTATTATGGGTACCATACATAGCTGGAGAATCCTGACAATTGCTTCTGTACTGGGGCTCTGTTTGGAGAATTGTATGTACACCTTAGAAAACATTCCAAGTGATGTATGCGCCAAGTATCATTCAGCCATGAAAATGTAAGAAAGCTACAAAATAGGATTCAATCATGAAAAACATCCAGTAGCATTAGAAGCAGGTCTCTTTATGGAATTTCCACTAAGATCAAACAACCCTTTTCTCTCATGTAATGAACACTACCACATGTTTATTCTGTGAGCCCATAGCAGATGGATATTAGTGGAGATTGACATGCTAGAAGGCTTTCTTCCTTTAAGGATTTCCTAAAATTATGCTATTGGGGTAATGACAAAACAGACTTTTTCCTTGGGTATTCGCTTGAGATGGAAGTTCTTAAAGTGTCCAGGGAGTTTTCCATCTGCACAGACTGTGATTTTCTGCACCTCTTTGTGAACAAGTCCTTGTAGAATTCCGCAGCCTTCTTCTGGAAGTTTTTCCCAACAATCACGTACAAGACTGGGTTCAGGCAGCTGTTGCTGTAGGAGCAGTATGTGGCTATCTGGGTCAGAATGTCATTGATGTCCTCCAGGCACTTGAGGGTGGGTGAGAAGTAACGGATTGTGTCGATGAATGTGCTGATCTGGAATGGAAGCCAGCAAATGATGaacagcaggagcacagcaaaGACCAGCATGGTGGCTCTCCTCTCTGTCTGGACTACCTTCATTTTTCGTAGCTCACTGCTTCGTAAGGCCTTGATGATTTGCACAGTGCAATAGGTAATTACACAGAATGGGATCACAAACCCCACAATATTCAG is drawn from Melospiza melodia melodia isolate bMelMel2 chromosome 6, bMelMel2.pri, whole genome shotgun sequence and contains these coding sequences:
- the BDKRB2 gene encoding B2 bradykinin receptor isoform X2, which produces MTETPLVNITSSNQSEHQSNSTVCPDLHEWWDIVYCVGPKYINTVCVIGMLGNMFVLFTYSLHKGPLKIAEIYLMNLAVADLIFLMCLPFWAESMSNEFNWPFGSFLCRSISASITLNMYTSIYLLVAVSVDRYLTFVHTLNHREIWSKSMTKGICLLIWFFCILLSIPAFMFRTVKDYPQWNISACTLDFPSPSWELAENLVGNVVGFLLPSTAIIFLNFSTIRSLQKTAKERKAIRAKGCKRHRGTKATRLILTVVLMFLFCWTPRRFFVFLNILYRTEVIKGCFWEELINFGEQFSYMLAITNSCINPVIYVFVGKYFRQKALKVFSQFIPCRFPSRWVSFKEMSSNFNMFPIKSSLT